In one Tripterygium wilfordii isolate XIE 37 chromosome 22, ASM1340144v1, whole genome shotgun sequence genomic region, the following are encoded:
- the LOC119991877 gene encoding pleiotropic drug resistance protein 1-like isoform X2: MDGGGGPIHRATGLGKEGFSNWRNNLNPMDVFSRSTSRAEDEEALKWAAIQKLPTVNRLKKSLWISTEDGGGASEVDVRKLGPQERRALMEKLLRVPEEDNEKFLLRLKSRFDRVGIEFPTIEVRFEHLNVEAEALVGSMALPTFLNFGTNLLEELLNSLHLLSSRKKHLNILKDVSGIIKPSRMTLLLGPPSSGKTSLLLALAGKLDSKLKVSGNVTYNGHRMDEFVPQRSAAYISQQDLHMGELTVRETLAFAARCQGVGTRYDMLSELLRREKDANIKPDLDIDTFLKATATEGQEINAYTDYILKILGLEVCADTVVGDQMIRGISGGQRKRVTTGEMLVGPVNALFMDEISTGLDSSTTFQIVNSLKQFVHILNVTCIISLLQPAPETYNLFDDVILLSEGQIVYQGPREFVLEFFESMGFRCPERKGVADFLQEVTSMKDQQQYWASKEYPYRFVTVKEFSEAFQSFHVGRKRRDDLANPFDKRKSHPAALTTKKYGVNNKELLKACFSREVLLMKRNSFVYITRLAQLVINGLVGSTIFLRTEMHRDSVIDGGIYMGALFFTIINIFFNGMAEFPMTIEKLPVFFKQRDHFIYPGWAYSLPIAILKIFIAFVEVGVWIVITYFLIGLDPDVGRFFKQLFLLLVIHQMASAFFRFIAVLGRNVVVANTFGTFAICILVTLGGVVLSRDKIQVWWQWGYWISPMMYGQHAIAVNEFLGDSWRKVLPNSTETLGVSVLRSKGFFPYSYWYWIGLGGLLGYSVLCNIGATLAFSFLNPFRKHQAVLPEDSQNDADKTGGSVQLSLHGHKRKTEPEAKHNKKTGMVLPFEPHSITFDEITYSVDMPQEMKHQGVLEDKLVLLNGVSGSFRPGVLTALMGVSGAGKTTLMDVLAGRKTGGYVEGNITISGYPKKQETFARISGYCEQTDIHTPHLTVYESLLYSAWLRLPPEVDDETRMMFIEEVMELVELNPLRKALVGMPGVDGLSIEQRKRLTIAIELVANPSIIFMDEPTSGLDARAAAIVMRTVRNTVDTGRTVVCTIHQPSIDIFEAFDELFLLKQGGQEIYVGPLGRHSCHLIRYFEDIQGVNRITAGYNPATWMLEVTGSAQEIALGVDFTELYRSSELYRRNKALIQDLSTPLPGSKELHFPTVYSQSFFVQCLACLWKQHWSYWRNPSYTAVRMIFTTIIGLMFGSIFWHLGSKVETRQDLFNAMGVMYTSVGFIGIQNAGTVQPVVAIERMVFYRERAAGMYSALPYAIAQVAIEIPYIFVQAVVFGVIVYSMIQFQWTAVKFLWFFFFLFTLLLYYTFYGMMAIALSPNQQVGSIMSSAVYGMWSLFSGFLIPRTRIPIWWRWYYWANPLAYSLYGFISSLFGDLKNRLDTGETVEEFIESYFGFRHDFIGVVAAVTIGFTVLFAFLFAFGIKVLNFQQR; this comes from the exons GGTTTGATAG AGTTGGAATTGAATTTCCTACCATTGAAGTTCGGTTTGAGCATCTAAATGTTGAAGCAGAAGCACTAGTGGGAAGCATGGCCCTGCCGACGTTCCTCAACTTTGGAACTAATTTGTTAGAG GAATTATTGAATTCTCTCCATCTTCTTTCAAGTAGAAAGAAACACTTGAATATACTCAAGGATGTCAGTGGAATTATCAAGCCATCCAG AATGACTTTGCTATTGGGTCCTCCAAGTTCCGGAAAGACCTCACTTTTATTGGCTTTGGCCGGAAAGCTCGATTCCAAACTTAAG GTTTCTGGGAATGTGACATACAATGGTCATAGAATGGATGAATTTGTGCCTCAGAGAAGTGCAGCATATATCAGCCAACAAGATCTCCATATGGGAGAATTGACTGTCAGGGAAACATTGGCGTTCGCTGCAAGGTGTCAAGGAGTTGGAACTCGCTATG ATATGTTATCTGAGCTATTAAGAAGagagaaagatgcgaatatcAAACCTGATCTCGATATTGATACCTTCTTGAAG GCAACAGCAACAGAAGGCCAGGAGATCAATGCGTACACAGATTATATTCTCAAG ATTTTAGGACTAGAAGTCTGTGCAGATACTGTGGTTGGAGATCAGATGATTAGGGGAATTTCGGGGGGACAAAGAAAGCGTGTTACAACAG GTGAGATGCTTGTTGGACCGGTGAACGCATTGTTTATGGATGAGATATCGACTGGCTTGGATAGCTCAACAACTTTCCAGATTGTGAATTCATTAAAACAATTTGTTCACATTCTTAATGTAACTTGTATCATCTCTCTTCTCCAACCAGCGCCCGAGACATATAATCTCTTTGATGATGTGATTCTTCTATCAGAAGGTCAGATTGTGTACCAGGGTCCCCGTGAATTTGTGCTAGAATTTTTCGAATCCATGGGATTCAGGTGTCCAGAAAGAAAAGGCGTAGCAGATTTCTTGCAagaa GTGACATCAATGAAAGATCAACAGCAATATTGGGCATCTAAAGAGTATCCGTACCGTTTTGTTACAGTAAAGGAATTCTCTGAAGCATTCCAGTCATTCCATGTGGGAAGAAAACGCAGAGATGATCTTGCAAATCCATTTGACAAGCGTAAGAGTCATCCTGCCGCGTTGACAACCAAAAAGTACGGAGTCAACAATAAGGAGTTGCTTAAAGCTTGCTTCTCAAGGGAAGTGTTGCTTATGAAGAGGAACTCATTTGTTTACATTACAAGACTGGCACAA CTCGTTATAAATGGGCTGGTTGGATCGACAATCTTTCTACGGACGGAGATGCATCGAGACTCTGTAATTGATGGAGGAATTTACATGGGTGCCTTGTTCTTCACTATCATAAACATTTTCTTCAATGGCATGGCAGAATTTCCCATGACTATTGAAAAACTTCCGGTGTTTTTCAAGCAAAGGGACCACTTTATCTATCCTGGGTGGGCGTATTCTCTTCCAATTGCGATCCTCAAGATTTTCATAGCATTCGTGGAAGTAGGAGTTTGGATAGTTATCACCTATTTTCTCATTGGACTTGATCCAGATGTTGGAAG GTTTTTCAAACAGCTTTTCTTGCTATTGGTTATTCACCAGATGGCTTCTGCATTTTTTCGATTTATTGCTGTATTGGGAAGGAATGTAGTTGTTGCCAACACATTTGGGACATTTGCAATTTGCATACTTGTAACATTGGGTGGCGTGGTCCTTTCACGAG ATAAGATACAAGTTTGGTGGCAATGGGGCTACTGGATTTCACCAATGATGTATGGGCAACATGCAATAGCGGTTAATGAGTTCCTTGGAGATAGTTGGCGTAAG GTTCTTCCAAACTCAACCGAAACTCTTGGAGTGTCAGTTTTGAGATCTAAGGGGTTCTTCCCATACTCATATTGGTATTGGATTGGATTAGGGGGATTACTCGGATACTCAGTATTGTGCAACATAGGAGCCACTTTGGCTTTCTCTTTTCTCAATC CATTTAGAAAGCACCAGGCTGTTTTACCAGAAGACTCCCAAAATGATGCTGACAAAACTGGAGGGTCTGTTCAGTTATCACTCCATGGACATAAACGAAAAACAG AGCCAGAAGCTAAACATAACAAGAAAACTGGAATGGTTCTTCCTTTTGAACCCCATTCAATCACCTTTGATGAAATCACGTACTCCGTCGATATGCCACAG GAAATGAAACATCAAGGTGTCCTTGAGGACAAATTGGTTCTTCTGAATGGTGTAAGTGGTTCTTTCAGGCCTGGTGTCCTTACAGCCCTAATGGGAGTAAGTGGTGCTGGTAAAACTACTTTGATGGATGTACTAGCGGGCAGGAAAACTGGTGGTTACGTTGAGGGAAATATCACAATTTCTGGATACCCAAAGAAGCAAGAAACATTTGCTAGGATTTCTGGATATTGCGAGCAAACTGACATCCACACACCTCATCTCACTGTATATGAGTCCTTGCTCTACTCTGCTTGGCTTCGTCTCCCCCCTGAAGTGGACGATGAGACCAGAATG ATGTTCATTGAGGAAGTCATGGAGCTTGTAGAACTAAACCCACTGAGGAAAGCTTTAGTTGGGATGCCTGGAGTCGATGGACTGTCAATTGAGCAGCGGAAGAGGCTTACAATAGCAATCGAGCTAGTGGCAAACCCATCCATTATATTTATGGATGAGCCAACTTCAGGTCTGGATGCAAGAGCTGCTGCCATTGTTATGAGAACAGTTCGAAACACTGTTGACACCGGAAGAACAGTTGTGTGCACAATCCACCAACCAAGCATTGACATATTTGAAGCTTTTGATGAG CTATTCCTATTGAAGCAAGGAGGACAAGAGATATACGTGGGTCCTTTGGGTCGCCATTCATGCCATCTTATCAGATATTTTGAG GATATTCAAGGGGTCAATAGAATCACAGCTGGTTATAATCCAGCTACCTGGATGTTGGAAGTTACAGGTTCAGCGCAAGAAATAGCTCTGGGGGTTGATTTTACTGAACTTTACAGAAGTTCAGAACTGTACAG GAGAAACAAAGCACTTATTCAAGATCTAAGTACGCCGCTTCCTGGTTCGAAGGAACTGCATTTTCCTACTGTCTACTCGCAGTCATTTTTCGTCCAATGTCTTGCTTGCTTATGGAAACAGCATTGGTCATATTGGCGCAACCCATCATACACAGCCGTAAGGATGATCTTCACGACAATCATAGGGTTGATGTTCGGGTCAATATTCTGGCACTTAGGATCCAAAGT GGAAACCCGACAAGATCTTTTTAATGCGATGGGTGTGATGTACACTTCCGTTGGCTTTATTGGGATCCAAAATGCAGGAACTGTGCAGCCCGTTGTGGCCATTGAAAGAATGGTCTTCTACAGAGAAAGAGCTGCTGGAATGTATTCAGCCCTGCCATACGCCATTGCCCAA GTGGCTATTGAAATCCCGTATATTTTTGTTCAAGCTGTAGTTTTTGGCGTTATCGTCTATTCCATGATTCAATTCCAGTGGACTGCTGTTAAATTCTTgtggttcttcttcttcctgttTACCCTGTTATTGTACTATACATTCTATGGCATGATGGCAATAGCCTTGTCACCAAATCAACAAGTCGGATCTATAATGTCCTCCGCCGTTTACGGAATGTGGAGTCTCTTTTCAGGATTCTTGATCCCAAGAACC AGGATTCCAATCTGGTGGAGATGGTACTACTGGGCAAATCCATTGGCCTACAGCTTGTATGGATTCATTTCATCGTTGTTTGGTGACTTGAAGAATAGGCTCGACACAGGAGAAACAGTGGAAGAATTCATAGAGAGTTATTTCGGTTTCAGGCATGATTTCATTGGAGTTGTTGCAGCTGTGACAATTGGGTTTACAGTCCTTTTTGCATTCTTGTTTGCCTTTGGTATTAAGGTACTTAACTTTCAACAGCGATAA
- the LOC119991877 gene encoding pleiotropic drug resistance protein 1-like isoform X1, translating to MDGGGGPIHRATGLGKEGFSNWRNNLNPMDVFSRSTSRAEDEEALKWAAIQKLPTVNRLKKSLWISTEDGGGASEVDVRKLGPQERRALMEKLLRVPEEDNEKFLLRLKSRFDRVGIEFPTIEVRFEHLNVEAEALVGSMALPTFLNFGTNLLEELLNSLHLLSSRKKHLNILKDVSGIIKPSRMTLLLGPPSSGKTSLLLALAGKLDSKLKVSGNVTYNGHRMDEFVPQRSAAYISQQDLHMGELTVRETLAFAARCQGVGTRYDMLSELLRREKDANIKPDLDIDTFLKATATEGQEINAYTDYILKILGLEVCADTVVGDQMIRGISGGQRKRVTTGEMLVGPVNALFMDEISTGLDSSTTFQIVNSLKQFVHILNVTCIISLLQPAPETYNLFDDVILLSEGQIVYQGPREFVLEFFESMGFRCPERKGVADFLQEVTSMKDQQQYWASKEYPYRFVTVKEFSEAFQSFHVGRKRRDDLANPFDKRKSHPAALTTKKYGVNNKELLKACFSREVLLMKRNSFVYITRLAQLVINGLVGSTIFLRTEMHRDSVIDGGIYMGALFFTIINIFFNGMAEFPMTIEKLPVFFKQRDHFIYPGWAYSLPIAILKIFIAFVEVGVWIVITYFLIGLDPDVGRFFKQLFLLLVIHQMASAFFRFIAVLGRNVVVANTFGTFAICILVTLGGVVLSRDKIQVWWQWGYWISPMMYGQHAIAVNEFLGDSWRKVLPNSTETLGVSVLRSKGFFPYSYWYWIGLGGLLGYSVLCNIGATLAFSFLNPFRKHQAVLPEDSQNDADKTGGSVQLSLHGHKRKTESRRGTIRSTSSWSSSIREPEAKHNKKTGMVLPFEPHSITFDEITYSVDMPQEMKHQGVLEDKLVLLNGVSGSFRPGVLTALMGVSGAGKTTLMDVLAGRKTGGYVEGNITISGYPKKQETFARISGYCEQTDIHTPHLTVYESLLYSAWLRLPPEVDDETRMMFIEEVMELVELNPLRKALVGMPGVDGLSIEQRKRLTIAIELVANPSIIFMDEPTSGLDARAAAIVMRTVRNTVDTGRTVVCTIHQPSIDIFEAFDELFLLKQGGQEIYVGPLGRHSCHLIRYFEDIQGVNRITAGYNPATWMLEVTGSAQEIALGVDFTELYRSSELYRRNKALIQDLSTPLPGSKELHFPTVYSQSFFVQCLACLWKQHWSYWRNPSYTAVRMIFTTIIGLMFGSIFWHLGSKVETRQDLFNAMGVMYTSVGFIGIQNAGTVQPVVAIERMVFYRERAAGMYSALPYAIAQVAIEIPYIFVQAVVFGVIVYSMIQFQWTAVKFLWFFFFLFTLLLYYTFYGMMAIALSPNQQVGSIMSSAVYGMWSLFSGFLIPRTRIPIWWRWYYWANPLAYSLYGFISSLFGDLKNRLDTGETVEEFIESYFGFRHDFIGVVAAVTIGFTVLFAFLFAFGIKVLNFQQR from the exons GGTTTGATAG AGTTGGAATTGAATTTCCTACCATTGAAGTTCGGTTTGAGCATCTAAATGTTGAAGCAGAAGCACTAGTGGGAAGCATGGCCCTGCCGACGTTCCTCAACTTTGGAACTAATTTGTTAGAG GAATTATTGAATTCTCTCCATCTTCTTTCAAGTAGAAAGAAACACTTGAATATACTCAAGGATGTCAGTGGAATTATCAAGCCATCCAG AATGACTTTGCTATTGGGTCCTCCAAGTTCCGGAAAGACCTCACTTTTATTGGCTTTGGCCGGAAAGCTCGATTCCAAACTTAAG GTTTCTGGGAATGTGACATACAATGGTCATAGAATGGATGAATTTGTGCCTCAGAGAAGTGCAGCATATATCAGCCAACAAGATCTCCATATGGGAGAATTGACTGTCAGGGAAACATTGGCGTTCGCTGCAAGGTGTCAAGGAGTTGGAACTCGCTATG ATATGTTATCTGAGCTATTAAGAAGagagaaagatgcgaatatcAAACCTGATCTCGATATTGATACCTTCTTGAAG GCAACAGCAACAGAAGGCCAGGAGATCAATGCGTACACAGATTATATTCTCAAG ATTTTAGGACTAGAAGTCTGTGCAGATACTGTGGTTGGAGATCAGATGATTAGGGGAATTTCGGGGGGACAAAGAAAGCGTGTTACAACAG GTGAGATGCTTGTTGGACCGGTGAACGCATTGTTTATGGATGAGATATCGACTGGCTTGGATAGCTCAACAACTTTCCAGATTGTGAATTCATTAAAACAATTTGTTCACATTCTTAATGTAACTTGTATCATCTCTCTTCTCCAACCAGCGCCCGAGACATATAATCTCTTTGATGATGTGATTCTTCTATCAGAAGGTCAGATTGTGTACCAGGGTCCCCGTGAATTTGTGCTAGAATTTTTCGAATCCATGGGATTCAGGTGTCCAGAAAGAAAAGGCGTAGCAGATTTCTTGCAagaa GTGACATCAATGAAAGATCAACAGCAATATTGGGCATCTAAAGAGTATCCGTACCGTTTTGTTACAGTAAAGGAATTCTCTGAAGCATTCCAGTCATTCCATGTGGGAAGAAAACGCAGAGATGATCTTGCAAATCCATTTGACAAGCGTAAGAGTCATCCTGCCGCGTTGACAACCAAAAAGTACGGAGTCAACAATAAGGAGTTGCTTAAAGCTTGCTTCTCAAGGGAAGTGTTGCTTATGAAGAGGAACTCATTTGTTTACATTACAAGACTGGCACAA CTCGTTATAAATGGGCTGGTTGGATCGACAATCTTTCTACGGACGGAGATGCATCGAGACTCTGTAATTGATGGAGGAATTTACATGGGTGCCTTGTTCTTCACTATCATAAACATTTTCTTCAATGGCATGGCAGAATTTCCCATGACTATTGAAAAACTTCCGGTGTTTTTCAAGCAAAGGGACCACTTTATCTATCCTGGGTGGGCGTATTCTCTTCCAATTGCGATCCTCAAGATTTTCATAGCATTCGTGGAAGTAGGAGTTTGGATAGTTATCACCTATTTTCTCATTGGACTTGATCCAGATGTTGGAAG GTTTTTCAAACAGCTTTTCTTGCTATTGGTTATTCACCAGATGGCTTCTGCATTTTTTCGATTTATTGCTGTATTGGGAAGGAATGTAGTTGTTGCCAACACATTTGGGACATTTGCAATTTGCATACTTGTAACATTGGGTGGCGTGGTCCTTTCACGAG ATAAGATACAAGTTTGGTGGCAATGGGGCTACTGGATTTCACCAATGATGTATGGGCAACATGCAATAGCGGTTAATGAGTTCCTTGGAGATAGTTGGCGTAAG GTTCTTCCAAACTCAACCGAAACTCTTGGAGTGTCAGTTTTGAGATCTAAGGGGTTCTTCCCATACTCATATTGGTATTGGATTGGATTAGGGGGATTACTCGGATACTCAGTATTGTGCAACATAGGAGCCACTTTGGCTTTCTCTTTTCTCAATC CATTTAGAAAGCACCAGGCTGTTTTACCAGAAGACTCCCAAAATGATGCTGACAAAACTGGAGGGTCTGTTCAGTTATCACTCCATGGACATAAACGAAAAACAG AGAGTCGAAGGGGAACTATTAGAAGCACCTCATCTTGGTCATCATCCATACGAGAGCCAGAAGCTAAACATAACAAGAAAACTGGAATGGTTCTTCCTTTTGAACCCCATTCAATCACCTTTGATGAAATCACGTACTCCGTCGATATGCCACAG GAAATGAAACATCAAGGTGTCCTTGAGGACAAATTGGTTCTTCTGAATGGTGTAAGTGGTTCTTTCAGGCCTGGTGTCCTTACAGCCCTAATGGGAGTAAGTGGTGCTGGTAAAACTACTTTGATGGATGTACTAGCGGGCAGGAAAACTGGTGGTTACGTTGAGGGAAATATCACAATTTCTGGATACCCAAAGAAGCAAGAAACATTTGCTAGGATTTCTGGATATTGCGAGCAAACTGACATCCACACACCTCATCTCACTGTATATGAGTCCTTGCTCTACTCTGCTTGGCTTCGTCTCCCCCCTGAAGTGGACGATGAGACCAGAATG ATGTTCATTGAGGAAGTCATGGAGCTTGTAGAACTAAACCCACTGAGGAAAGCTTTAGTTGGGATGCCTGGAGTCGATGGACTGTCAATTGAGCAGCGGAAGAGGCTTACAATAGCAATCGAGCTAGTGGCAAACCCATCCATTATATTTATGGATGAGCCAACTTCAGGTCTGGATGCAAGAGCTGCTGCCATTGTTATGAGAACAGTTCGAAACACTGTTGACACCGGAAGAACAGTTGTGTGCACAATCCACCAACCAAGCATTGACATATTTGAAGCTTTTGATGAG CTATTCCTATTGAAGCAAGGAGGACAAGAGATATACGTGGGTCCTTTGGGTCGCCATTCATGCCATCTTATCAGATATTTTGAG GATATTCAAGGGGTCAATAGAATCACAGCTGGTTATAATCCAGCTACCTGGATGTTGGAAGTTACAGGTTCAGCGCAAGAAATAGCTCTGGGGGTTGATTTTACTGAACTTTACAGAAGTTCAGAACTGTACAG GAGAAACAAAGCACTTATTCAAGATCTAAGTACGCCGCTTCCTGGTTCGAAGGAACTGCATTTTCCTACTGTCTACTCGCAGTCATTTTTCGTCCAATGTCTTGCTTGCTTATGGAAACAGCATTGGTCATATTGGCGCAACCCATCATACACAGCCGTAAGGATGATCTTCACGACAATCATAGGGTTGATGTTCGGGTCAATATTCTGGCACTTAGGATCCAAAGT GGAAACCCGACAAGATCTTTTTAATGCGATGGGTGTGATGTACACTTCCGTTGGCTTTATTGGGATCCAAAATGCAGGAACTGTGCAGCCCGTTGTGGCCATTGAAAGAATGGTCTTCTACAGAGAAAGAGCTGCTGGAATGTATTCAGCCCTGCCATACGCCATTGCCCAA GTGGCTATTGAAATCCCGTATATTTTTGTTCAAGCTGTAGTTTTTGGCGTTATCGTCTATTCCATGATTCAATTCCAGTGGACTGCTGTTAAATTCTTgtggttcttcttcttcctgttTACCCTGTTATTGTACTATACATTCTATGGCATGATGGCAATAGCCTTGTCACCAAATCAACAAGTCGGATCTATAATGTCCTCCGCCGTTTACGGAATGTGGAGTCTCTTTTCAGGATTCTTGATCCCAAGAACC AGGATTCCAATCTGGTGGAGATGGTACTACTGGGCAAATCCATTGGCCTACAGCTTGTATGGATTCATTTCATCGTTGTTTGGTGACTTGAAGAATAGGCTCGACACAGGAGAAACAGTGGAAGAATTCATAGAGAGTTATTTCGGTTTCAGGCATGATTTCATTGGAGTTGTTGCAGCTGTGACAATTGGGTTTACAGTCCTTTTTGCATTCTTGTTTGCCTTTGGTATTAAGGTACTTAACTTTCAACAGCGATAA